A stretch of Coregonus clupeaformis isolate EN_2021a chromosome 37, ASM2061545v1, whole genome shotgun sequence DNA encodes these proteins:
- the LOC121553405 gene encoding homeobox protein HMX3-like: MPETAQETCTPVKDSPFFIKNLLNCDSKPSKPKPIFASAKAALEGGFSLSQVGDFNFPRFELPTQRFALPAHYLERASAWWYPYTLSAASHLHRTEVAEKARARDSSPTSCTDRDSPDLVLKSDPDAKEDEDNKSGDEIVLDESDSEDTKKDSGVDDRKKNEDGDEKKACRKKKTRTVFSRSQVFQLESTFDMKRYLSSTERAGLAASLHLTETQVKIWFQNRRNKWKRQLAAELEAANLSHAAAQRIVRVPILYHENSASETGNATGNVAVSQSLLTFPHHLYYSHPIVTSVPLLRPV; encoded by the exons ATGCCCGAGACGGCGCAAGAGACCTGCACTCCGGTGAAAGACTCTCCCTTCTTCATTAAGAACTTGCTTAACTGTGATAGTAAACCATCCAAACCGAAGCCCATCTTCGCCTCGGCAAAGGCGGCGTTGGAAGGGGGCTTTTCCCTATCTCAGGTCGGGGACTTTAACTTTCCTCGATTTGAGTTACCCACACAGAGGTTTGCTTTACCGGCGCACTATCTGGAGCGAGCCTCAGCATGGTGGTATCCCTACACTCTCAGCGCAGCCAGTCATCTACACAGAACGGAAG TTGCGGAGAAGGCAAGAGCAAGAGACTCTTCTCCAACCTCATGCACGGACCGCGACTCGCCAGACCTGGTGCTCAAATCCGATCCAGACGCCAAAGAAGACGAGGACAACAAAAGTGGTGATGAAATAGTTCTAGACGAGAGTGATTCTGAGGACACAAAGAAAGACAGTGGGGTAGACGACAGGAAGAAAAACGAGGACGGTGACGAAAAGAAAGCATGTCGAAAAAAGAAAACACGCACCGTGTTCTCCCGGAGTCAGGTGTTTCAGCTTGAGTCCACCTTTGACATGAAACGCTACTTGAGCAGTACGGAGAGGGCCGGATTGGCTGCGTCATTGCACCTGACAGAGACACAGGTAAAGATTTGGTTCCAGAACAGAAGAAATAAATGGAAGAGGCAGCTTGCCGCTGAACTAGAGGCTGCCAATCTGAGCCACGCCGCTGCACAGAGGATAGTTCGAGTGCCCATCCTCTACCACGAGAACTCTGCCTCAGAGACTGGCAATGCAACCGGCAACGTTGCTGTGAGCCAGTCGCTCCTCACCTTCCCCCACCATCTCTATTACTCTCACCCAATCGTCACCTCCGTGCCGCTACTCAGACCGGTCTGA